The proteins below are encoded in one region of Microbispora sp. NBC_01189:
- a CDS encoding fused response regulator/phosphatase, giving the protein MTPVPPDLPDPLTLLLIEDDAGDAFLVEELLAGADRPPKITWARTLSEGRERLTDDVQCVVVDLSLPDATGLEALEQVIAMAPDTAVLVLTGLGDTHAGIEAVAAGAQDFLVKQDVDARLLIRAIRYAIERKRADLAMRELLQERIVSKENSRLERGLLPVPLLDPALLQHQARYLPGRTGGLLAGDFWDTVQTPDGAVHVLIGDVCGHGPDEAALGTALRIAWRTLVLAGQTGNDVLRTLDTLLRHERKSPEIFTTMCSAAISPDLTTARLHVIGHPPPLLLRDGVLGVVTETPSGPPLGIFPDIVWTPIDVTLGDQWSLLLYTDGLIEATVGENRDLLGTEGLANLIRAQGGIDLDRIIASLDGAMHDDVAAVLVSRGKASLTDIPGITGIPGIPGIPGITGAEEGRA; this is encoded by the coding sequence GTGACCCCCGTCCCACCTGACCTGCCCGATCCGCTGACGCTCCTGCTGATCGAGGACGACGCCGGCGACGCGTTCCTCGTCGAGGAGCTGCTGGCGGGCGCCGACAGGCCACCGAAGATCACCTGGGCGCGGACGCTGTCCGAGGGGCGCGAGCGGCTGACCGACGACGTCCAGTGCGTGGTCGTCGACCTCTCCCTGCCCGACGCCACCGGGCTGGAGGCGCTGGAGCAGGTCATCGCCATGGCCCCCGACACGGCCGTGCTGGTGCTCACCGGCCTCGGCGACACGCACGCCGGCATCGAGGCGGTCGCCGCCGGAGCCCAGGACTTCCTGGTCAAGCAGGACGTCGACGCCCGCCTGCTGATCCGCGCGATCCGCTACGCGATCGAGCGCAAGCGCGCCGACCTCGCCATGCGCGAACTGCTCCAGGAACGCATCGTCAGCAAGGAGAACTCCCGGCTCGAACGCGGCCTGCTGCCCGTCCCGCTGCTCGACCCCGCGCTGCTGCAGCACCAGGCCCGCTATCTTCCGGGCCGTACGGGCGGGCTGCTGGCGGGCGACTTCTGGGACACCGTCCAGACGCCCGACGGCGCGGTGCACGTGCTGATCGGCGACGTGTGCGGGCACGGGCCCGACGAGGCCGCGCTCGGCACGGCGCTGCGCATCGCCTGGCGCACGCTCGTCCTCGCCGGGCAGACCGGCAACGACGTGCTGCGGACGCTGGACACGCTGCTGCGGCACGAGCGCAAGTCTCCGGAGATCTTCACCACGATGTGCAGCGCGGCCATCAGCCCGGACCTGACCACCGCCCGCCTGCACGTCATCGGCCATCCGCCGCCACTGCTGCTGCGCGACGGCGTGCTCGGGGTGGTCACCGAGACGCCGTCCGGCCCACCGCTCGGGATCTTCCCGGACATCGTGTGGACGCCCATCGACGTCACGCTGGGCGACCAGTGGTCGCTGCTGCTCTACACCGACGGGCTGATCGAGGCCACGGTCGGCGAGAACCGGGACCTGCTCGGCACCGAGGGGCTGGCGAACCTGATCCGCGCCCAGGGGGGCATCGACCTCGACCGCATCATCGCCAGTCTCGACGGCGCCATGCACGACGACGTCGCCGCCGTCCTCGTCTCCCGCGGCAAGGCGAGCCTGACGGATATCCCAGGCATCACGGGTATCCCAGGCATCCCAGGCATCCCAGGCATCACGGGCGCAGAGGAGGGCAGGGCATGA
- a CDS encoding LysR family transcriptional regulator: MQLQQLAYFTAVAETRHFTQAAERMRVAQPSLSKQIKSLETELGAPLFSRARGNVTLTPAGEALLPLARRILADADTARREVAELAGLRRGRVRLGATPSLCAGLLADALARFHRDYPGVELRVEEGGSRDLVRDLARGQLDLALIILPLQSSDPSLVTQEILSENLVVASGGDRGRKPYMRIEDLRGRPLVMFRRGYDVREATLAACRQAGFEPRFAVEGGEMDAVLRFVEAGLGIAVVPSMVLENRPGLVGTPLVPGLRRTVALAHRKDVEPTRAAQAFRSTLLSFLSEAAHDGTLAPGIEALVAM, encoded by the coding sequence GTGCAGCTCCAGCAACTGGCCTACTTCACGGCCGTAGCGGAGACGCGGCACTTCACCCAGGCCGCCGAGCGGATGCGGGTCGCCCAGCCGTCGCTGAGCAAGCAGATCAAGAGCCTTGAGACGGAGCTGGGAGCCCCGCTGTTCAGCCGGGCGCGGGGGAACGTCACGCTCACCCCGGCGGGTGAGGCGCTGCTCCCGCTCGCCCGCCGCATCCTGGCCGACGCCGACACGGCCCGGCGCGAGGTCGCCGAGCTCGCGGGGCTGCGGCGGGGGCGGGTCCGCCTCGGGGCGACCCCCTCCCTCTGCGCCGGGTTGCTGGCCGACGCGCTGGCCCGTTTCCACCGCGACTACCCGGGCGTGGAGTTGCGGGTCGAGGAGGGCGGGTCGCGCGACCTGGTGCGGGACCTCGCCCGCGGCCAGCTCGACCTGGCGCTGATCATCCTGCCGCTGCAGAGCAGCGATCCGTCCCTGGTCACCCAGGAGATCCTGAGCGAGAACCTCGTCGTGGCCTCCGGGGGCGACCGGGGGCGCAAGCCGTACATGCGGATCGAGGACCTGCGCGGACGGCCCCTGGTGATGTTCCGCCGGGGATACGACGTGCGGGAGGCGACGCTCGCCGCCTGCCGTCAGGCGGGTTTCGAGCCGCGCTTCGCGGTGGAGGGCGGGGAGATGGACGCGGTGCTGCGGTTCGTCGAGGCGGGGCTCGGCATCGCCGTGGTGCCGTCGATGGTGCTGGAGAACCGGCCGGGGCTGGTGGGCACGCCGCTGGTGCCGGGGCTCCGCCGTACGGTCGCCCTCGCCCACCGCAAGGACGTGGAGCCGACGCGGGCCGCGCAGGCCTTCCGCTCGACGCTGCTGTCGTTCCTGAGCGAGGCCGCGCACGACGGGACCCTCGCCCCCGGAATCGAGGCCCTCGTCGCCATGTGA
- a CDS encoding sensor histidine kinase produces MTTTPETRTEETSMPETDAPPPLAGPPPLSPPPLTPPALDSRLTVSRWFLLTGAGVLVVFLIALSATLLALVQAQDARQTLVDAVDPAALHTLRVATAVQAQEGAIRGFGLTGEQQYLDAYHKGVSDERSAKDDIARLVSRLPQGYGVRGQILALTEATDAWRRDYAEAVIARTLDQGPGSLAGLAKPNLQRFAAVKTALDRQQSALGRLHDTARDRLYSAWTTIYAAIAVLGGAMALAIVVCALIVRRAVVGPVARLTRQVRAVAAGDFDHELGVARPAELWELSGHIDGMRRRIMAEWQSSVEARQQLANQAEELRRSNRELEQFAYVASHDLQEPLRKVASFTQMLEQRYADRLDDRARQYISFAVDGARRMQLLINDLLDFSRVGRVSDERTEMNSGDALAAALRNLDARLTDTGATVTHDDMPRVLGNRTLLTQLFQNLVGNALKFRSEEPPRVHVGVRRDGDVWEFSCADNGIGVEPKYADRIFLIFQRLHSRDVYPGTGIGLALCRKIVEYHGGRIWLDTGGNAGATFRWTLPALGDPVE; encoded by the coding sequence ATGACGACCACACCGGAGACGAGGACCGAGGAGACGAGCATGCCGGAGACGGACGCGCCGCCGCCCCTCGCCGGCCCGCCCCCGCTCAGCCCTCCCCCGCTCACCCCGCCCGCGCTGGACTCCCGCCTGACCGTCAGCCGCTGGTTCCTGCTCACCGGCGCGGGCGTGCTGGTCGTCTTCCTGATCGCCCTGAGCGCGACCCTGCTCGCGCTCGTGCAGGCACAGGACGCCCGGCAGACCCTCGTCGACGCGGTCGACCCGGCCGCCCTCCACACGCTGCGGGTGGCCACCGCCGTGCAGGCGCAGGAGGGGGCGATCCGCGGCTTCGGGCTCACCGGGGAGCAGCAGTACCTCGACGCCTACCACAAGGGCGTCTCCGACGAGCGGTCGGCGAAGGACGACATCGCCAGGCTCGTCTCCCGGCTGCCCCAGGGCTACGGCGTACGCGGCCAGATCCTCGCCCTCACCGAGGCCACCGACGCCTGGCGGCGCGACTACGCCGAGGCGGTCATCGCCAGGACGCTCGACCAGGGTCCCGGCTCGCTCGCCGGCCTGGCCAAACCCAACCTCCAGCGCTTCGCGGCCGTCAAGACCGCGCTCGACCGGCAGCAGTCGGCCCTGGGCCGGCTGCACGACACCGCGCGGGACCGGCTCTACTCCGCCTGGACGACCATCTACGCGGCGATCGCGGTGCTGGGCGGCGCGATGGCGCTGGCCATCGTCGTCTGCGCGCTGATCGTGCGCCGCGCCGTCGTCGGTCCGGTCGCGCGGCTGACCCGGCAGGTGCGGGCGGTCGCCGCGGGCGACTTCGACCACGAGCTCGGCGTCGCCCGGCCGGCCGAGCTGTGGGAGCTGTCCGGGCACATCGACGGCATGCGCCGCCGGATCATGGCCGAGTGGCAGTCGTCCGTCGAGGCCCGCCAGCAGCTCGCGAACCAGGCCGAGGAGCTCCGGCGCTCCAACCGGGAGCTGGAGCAGTTCGCGTACGTGGCGAGCCACGACCTGCAGGAGCCGCTGCGCAAGGTGGCGAGCTTCACCCAGATGCTGGAGCAGCGCTACGCCGACCGGCTCGACGACCGCGCCCGGCAGTACATCTCCTTCGCGGTGGACGGCGCCCGGCGCATGCAGCTGCTCATCAACGACCTGCTCGACTTCTCCCGGGTCGGCCGGGTGAGCGACGAGCGGACGGAGATGAACAGCGGCGACGCGCTGGCCGCCGCGCTGCGCAACCTCGACGCCCGGCTCACCGACACCGGGGCGACGGTCACGCACGACGACATGCCGAGGGTCCTCGGCAACCGGACCCTGCTCACCCAGCTCTTCCAGAACCTCGTCGGCAACGCGCTCAAGTTCCGCTCCGAGGAGCCGCCCCGCGTCCACGTCGGCGTACGACGGGACGGCGACGTGTGGGAGTTCAGCTGCGCGGACAACGGGATCGGCGTCGAGCCGAAGTACGCCGACCGGATCTTCCTGATCTTCCAGCGGCTGCATTCGCGGGACGTCTATCCCGGTACGGGCATCGGGCTGGCCCTGTGCCGCAAGATTGTCGAATATCATGGCGGCCGGATCTGGCTCGACACCGGCGGGAATGCCGGGGCC
- a CDS encoding succinate dehydrogenase cytochrome b subunit, whose amino-acid sequence MGRGSATAPVPRRDVPREPARPGPRTPARRGLFGTSAGRKAVMAVTGAVLVLFLVGHMLGNLKIFLGAGSFNHYADWLRTVGSPALPDRTLLTITEIALVLAVALHMWAAVSLARRAARARPVKYAAKRKSQAGGYATHTMRWGGVIIVLFVIWHLLDMTFGTVNPGGGDATPYDRMIAGFQPGRWWVGLFYLVAMVMVGLHLRHGLWSAFQSLGLARRPRVRNALRAGAAVVSAVLVIGFVAAPVCIMIGVVK is encoded by the coding sequence GTGGGGCGTGGTTCGGCGACGGCGCCGGTTCCCCGGCGGGACGTGCCGCGTGAGCCGGCCCGCCCCGGCCCGCGTACGCCCGCCCGGCGCGGCCTGTTCGGCACCTCCGCCGGCCGGAAGGCCGTCATGGCCGTCACGGGCGCCGTGCTCGTGCTCTTCCTGGTCGGCCACATGCTCGGCAACCTCAAGATCTTCCTGGGCGCCGGCTCCTTCAACCACTACGCCGACTGGCTGCGCACCGTGGGCTCGCCCGCGCTGCCCGACCGGACCCTGCTGACGATCACCGAGATCGCGCTCGTGCTCGCCGTCGCGCTGCACATGTGGGCGGCCGTGTCGCTCGCCCGCCGCGCGGCCAGGGCGCGGCCCGTCAAGTACGCGGCCAAGCGGAAGTCGCAGGCCGGTGGGTACGCCACGCACACCATGCGGTGGGGCGGCGTGATCATCGTGCTGTTCGTGATCTGGCACCTGCTCGACATGACCTTCGGCACGGTGAACCCTGGAGGCGGCGACGCCACGCCGTACGACCGCATGATCGCCGGCTTCCAGCCCGGCCGCTGGTGGGTGGGATTGTTCTACCTGGTCGCCATGGTCATGGTCGGCCTGCACCTGCGGCACGGCCTGTGGAGCGCGTTCCAGTCGCTCGGCCTCGCCCGCCGCCCCCGCGTCCGGAACGCGCTCAGGGCGGGCGCCGCCGTGGTCTCCGCCGTACTCGTGATCGGATTCGTCGCGGCGCCCGTCTGCATCATGATCGGAGTGGTCAAGTGA
- a CDS encoding fumarate reductase/succinate dehydrogenase flavoprotein subunit, whose product MPGAYRTGEPVRDTKAPSGPVEDRWDTRRFQAKLVNPANKRKLTVIVVGTGLAGGSAAATLGELGYKVKSFCYQDSPRRAHSIAAQGGINAAKNYRGDGDSVYRLFYDTVKGGDFRARESNVYRLAQVSVNIIDQAVAQGVPFAREYGGLLDTRSFGGAQVSRTFYARGQTGQQLLLGAYQALERQIAAGTVEMHTRHEMLEIVVSGGRARGVVVRDMVTGEIETHLADAVVLATGGYGNVFFLSTNAKGCNTTAIWRAHKKGAYFGNPCFTQIHPTCIPVSGDYQSKLTLMSESLRNDGRVWVPLRKGDDRAPADIPEDERDYYLERIYPAFGNLVPRDIASRAAKNVCDEGRGVGPGGLGVYLDFAGAIARLGRDAVEKKYGNLFEMYERITGENPYEVPMRIYPAVHYTMGGLWVDYDLQSTIPGLFVIGEANFSDHGANRLGASALMQGLADGYFVLPTTIGDYLAGAGAFGPVEEDDVAEAGKAVQDRIDRLLAVNGTRTADSYHRELGRIMWDYCGMERTEESLRKALERIPELREEFWNNVKVPGDAEGLNQALERAGRVADFFELAELMCVDALHRTESCGGHFRAESQDADGEALRDDENFAYVAAWEWTAGGPVLHKEELDYEYVKMTQRSYK is encoded by the coding sequence CTGCCCGGCGCGTACCGGACCGGCGAGCCCGTCCGGGACACGAAGGCGCCGTCGGGTCCCGTCGAGGACCGCTGGGACACCCGGCGCTTCCAGGCGAAGCTGGTCAACCCGGCCAACAAGCGCAAGCTGACCGTCATCGTGGTCGGCACCGGACTGGCCGGCGGCTCGGCCGCCGCGACGCTCGGCGAGCTGGGCTACAAGGTCAAGTCGTTCTGCTACCAGGACTCGCCGCGGCGGGCCCACTCGATCGCCGCGCAGGGCGGCATCAACGCCGCCAAGAACTACCGCGGCGACGGCGACAGCGTCTACCGGCTGTTCTACGACACCGTCAAGGGCGGCGACTTCCGCGCCCGCGAGTCGAACGTCTACCGCCTCGCCCAGGTCAGCGTGAACATCATCGACCAGGCCGTGGCGCAGGGCGTGCCGTTCGCCCGCGAGTACGGCGGCCTGCTCGACACCCGCTCCTTCGGCGGCGCCCAGGTGTCGCGCACCTTCTACGCCCGCGGCCAGACGGGCCAGCAGCTGCTGCTCGGCGCCTACCAGGCGCTGGAGCGGCAGATCGCGGCCGGCACGGTCGAGATGCACACCCGCCACGAGATGCTGGAGATCGTCGTCAGCGGCGGGCGGGCCAGGGGCGTCGTGGTCCGCGACATGGTCACCGGTGAGATCGAGACCCATCTCGCCGACGCGGTCGTGCTCGCCACCGGCGGCTACGGCAACGTGTTCTTCCTGTCCACCAACGCCAAGGGCTGCAACACCACGGCGATCTGGCGGGCGCACAAGAAGGGCGCGTACTTCGGCAACCCCTGCTTCACCCAGATCCACCCGACCTGCATCCCCGTCAGCGGCGACTACCAGTCGAAGCTGACCCTGATGTCGGAGTCGCTGCGCAACGACGGCCGCGTCTGGGTGCCGCTGCGCAAGGGCGACGACCGGGCCCCCGCCGACATCCCCGAGGACGAGCGCGACTACTACCTGGAGCGTATCTACCCGGCGTTCGGCAACCTGGTGCCGCGCGACATCGCCAGCCGGGCCGCCAAGAACGTCTGCGACGAGGGCCGCGGCGTCGGCCCCGGCGGGCTCGGCGTCTACCTCGACTTCGCCGGCGCGATCGCCCGGCTCGGCCGCGACGCCGTCGAGAAGAAGTACGGCAACCTCTTCGAGATGTACGAGCGCATCACCGGCGAGAACCCGTACGAGGTCCCGATGCGCATCTACCCGGCCGTCCACTACACGATGGGCGGGCTGTGGGTGGACTACGACCTCCAGTCGACCATCCCCGGGCTGTTCGTGATCGGCGAGGCCAACTTCTCCGACCACGGCGCGAACCGACTGGGCGCCTCGGCCCTCATGCAGGGCCTCGCGGACGGCTACTTCGTGCTGCCGACGACGATCGGCGACTACCTCGCCGGGGCCGGCGCGTTCGGGCCGGTCGAGGAGGACGACGTCGCGGAGGCCGGGAAGGCCGTCCAGGACAGGATCGACAGGCTCCTCGCCGTGAACGGCACCCGTACGGCCGACTCCTACCACCGCGAGCTCGGCCGGATCATGTGGGACTACTGCGGCATGGAGCGCACCGAGGAGTCGCTGCGCAAGGCGCTGGAGCGCATCCCCGAACTGCGCGAGGAGTTCTGGAACAACGTCAAGGTGCCGGGCGACGCCGAGGGGCTCAACCAGGCGCTCGAACGGGCCGGCCGGGTGGCCGACTTCTTCGAGCTGGCCGAGCTGATGTGCGTCGACGCCCTGCACCGCACCGAGTCGTGCGGCGGCCACTTCCGGGCCGAGTCGCAGGACGCCGACGGCGAGGCGCTGCGCGACGACGAGAACTTCGCGTACGTCGCCGCGTGGGAGTGGACCGCGGGCGGCCCGGTCCTGCACAAGGAAGAGCTGGACTACGAGTACGTGAAGATGACCCAGCGGAGCTACAAGTGA